The genomic region GTTCGTCACGCGCACGGGCGGCGCGTCGAGCTCGTCGAACGCCTCCGCGGTCACGACGGCGATCACCTCGGCGGCCACCCCGGCGAAGGGCCAGCCCTCCTGGACGATCAGGAGGCGGTGCGTGCGGCGCACGGAAGCGAGGATCGCGTCGGTGTCGAGCGGTCGGATCGTGCGGAGGTCGAGCACCTCGACCTCGACGCCGTCTCCGGCGAGCGTTCCGGCCGCGGTGAGCGAGGCGTGGACCATCTTCCCCCAGGTGACGAGCGTGGCGTCGCGCCCGGCGCGCTTCACGTCGGCCACGCCGAGCGGGATCACGTGCTCGCCGTCGGGCACCTCGCCCTTCAAGGCATACATCGTCTCGCTCTCCATGAAGCACACCGGGTTGTCGTCGCGGATCGCCGACTTGAGGAGCCCCTTGCCGTCGGCCGGAGTGGACGGCACGACGACCTTCAAGCCGGGGACGTGCGCGTAGAGCGACTCGACCGCCTGCGAATGCTGGGCGCCGAGGGCGTGGGCGCTGCCGCCGGGCCCGCGAAAGACGATGGGCAGCTTGAACTGTCCGTTCGTCATGTAGCGCAGCTTCGCCGCGTTGTTCACGAGCTGGTCGTAGGCGACCAGCGAGAAATTCCAGGTCATGAACTCGACGATCGGACGGAGCCCGACCATGGCCGCGCCGATCCCGACGCCCGCGAATCCCGCCTCGGCGATCGGTGTGTCGAGCACGCGCGTCTCGCCGAAGCGGGCGAGCATGCCCTCGGACACCTTGTAGGCGCCGTTGTACTCGCCCACCTCCTCGCCCATGAGGACGATCGACGGGTCGCGCTCCATCTCCTCGCCCATCGCCTCGCGGAGCGCCTCGCGAAACGTGAGGACGCGCGACTCAGGCTTCGACATGGTCCAGCACCGTTTCGGGAGCGGGCACGGGCGAGCTCTCCGCGAATTCGACCGCGTCCTGCACGACCGCCTTCATGTCGGTGTCGATCTGCGCGAGCTGCTCGGGGGTCGCGATGCCGAGGGTCTCGATCCGGTGCGCCAGGATCGAGAGCGGATCGCGCTGCATCCACTCCTCGACCTCCTCGCGCGTGCGGTACTTCGCCGGATCGGACATCGAGTGGCCGCGGAAGCGGTAGGTCTTGGCCTCGAGGAAGAACGGCTCGTGCGTCTTGCGCACGCGGTCGAGCGCGTGGCGGACCGCTTCGCGCATCTCGAGCACGTCGTCGCCGTTCACAATCTCGGCCTCCATGGGATAGCCCTTGGCGCGCACCGAGACGTCCTGCACCGAGAGCGTGCGGTAGAGCGGCGTGCCCATCGCGTACATGTTGTTCTCGCAGATGAAGACCACGGGAAGGCGCCACAGGCTCGCCAGCGCGAGCCCCTCGTGGAACGCGCCCTGGTTCGCGGTGCCGTCGCCGAAGAAGCACAGCGTGACGTCGGGCTCGCCGCGATACTTGGACGCGAAGGCGACCCCGGCTGCGATGGGCACGTGGCCGCCGACGATCGCCCACCCCCCGAGGAAGCGCTGCGAAGCGTCGAAGAGGTGCATCGAGCCACCCCGCCCGCCGACGCACCCGGCGGCCTTGCCGAAGAGCTCGGCCATGGCGGCCCGGGCGTCGCCCGTCCGCGCCAGGTAGTGGGCGTGCTCGCGATAGGTCGAGACGATGTAGTCGGTCGGCGCCGCGGCCGAGATGGCGCCCACCGCGACCGCCTCCTGCCCGATGTAGAGGTGCAGGAAGCCCCGGATCTTGCCCTGCTGGTAGGCGCGCGCGGCGGCCTCTTCGAAGCGCCGGCACAGAGCCATCTGCCGGTAGAGATCGAGTACGAGTGCAGCGTCCATGCCCGCACGGCCAGGCTAACGGGAAAGCACCCCCAACGAAAGCTGGGCCTCGTTCGCGAGCGGTGCGAACGAGCGGCGATGGATCGGTGACGGCCCGAGCTCGCGCAGCGCCCGCAGGTGTGCCGCCGTCGCGTAACCCATGTGGCGCCCGAAGCCGTAGCCCGGATGCGCCTCGTCGAGGTCGCGCATGAGGGCGTCCCGATGCACCTTGGCGACGATCGAGGCGGCGGCGATCGAGAGGACGAAGCCGTCACCCTTGGGATACGCGCTCTGGGGGAAGGCGAGGCCGGGGATCTCGCGGCCGTCGACGAGCACGAACCCCGGGCGCAGGCCGAGCGCCGCGAGGGCGTCGCGCTTCGCCTGCATGGCGGCCTGGTAGATGTTCACGCGATCGATTTCCGAGGACTCCACCACGCCGATGCCGATCGCGATCGCCTGGACGCGGATCTCGCCGTCGAGGCGCTCCCGCTCGGCGGCCCGCAGGAGCTTCGAGTCCGCGACCCCGTCGAGGACGGCCTCGCGCGGCAACACGACGGCGGCGGCGACGACCGGTCCGGCGAGCGGGCCCATGCCCACCTCGTCGACGCCGGCCACGTGCTCGATGCCCACCCGCCAGAGCAGGCGCTCCAGGTGCGGCCCCGCGCTCGGCGCCCCGGGCCGCTTCCGTGCGTCCCGTCGCTCGCCCACTAGGCGACTCCCACCGGCTGCCGCGTGACCAGCGTCCACAGCGCCCGCCACGCGCTCCGCTCGTCCCACCCGTCGACGCCGTTGTACCAGCGCACGCCGATCGCCTGCGCCCGCGCGCTCGCCGCCGCCAGCCGGAACACCGCGTTCGACGCCCGCCCGTAGAAGAGGCGCGCGCCGAGCCCGAGCCGGTGAAGCTTCTTCCCGATCGGGCCGGCGTGCACGGCGCGCGCGTAGCCGCCGAACGACCAGTCGCCCGTCGCATGCGCCCGCACGAGCGCCTCCGCGGCCAGCTCGCCGTACTCGAGCGCGAACGAGATCCCCTCGCCCATGAGCGGGTCGACGCCTGCAGCGTCGCCGACGAGGAGCGCGCGCGGCGCCGCCACCACCGACCGCGGCGTGAGCGCCCGGATGGGAAAGGCCTTCCACCCTCTCGCCTGGCTGCCGATCTCCACGACGATTTCGCGCAGCTCTCGCTGCATTCGCTCGCCGTCCACCGGGGGCAACGCATAAACGCCCACGTTCGCGTGCGGGACGCCGTCGATGACGCAGGGAAACACCCACCGATAGCCGCGCAGGCCCGTGCGGCAGGATCGAAAGTCGAAGTCGTAGCGGCGGCGCTCGTAGCCGTCCCACCCGGTGCTGCGCACGGGGACGTCGGTCATGATCGCGCGGGCGACGAGGCCACCGTCGCCGGGAACGAGCGCGCGGCGGACGTGGCTTCCGCCGCCGTCGGCGCCCACGACCGCACGCGCCCAGTAGGTCTCGCCGTCGGTCGTGACGCGCACGCCGTCGCCGTCGCGCCTGAGGCCGAGCACCCGCTCGCCCTCGCGCAGCTCGACGCCGCGATCGCGCGCCGCCCAGGCGAGCATGGCGTCGAGCTCGCGACGCCGCACGACCCGGCAGAGGTCGTGCTCGTCGACCTCGACGTGCGAGCGCGGCGTCTCGACGCCGGCGCGATCGACGCGCGCCTGCGGGACGTCGAGTCCCACGCCCAGACGCTCGAGGATCGTGATCGCCTTCGGGATGACGCCGCCCGCACACGTCTTGTCGCGCGGATGCGTCGCCTTCTCGAGGATCGTCGTGGAGGTGGCGAGCTTCGGATCGCGCGCGGCGATGCCGAGCGCCGTCGCCGCCCCGGCCGGCCCCGATCCCACGATGATGACCTCGCGCCGAATCATCGCGTGAGCAGCATACAACCCGCGACCGGTCCTCCGCCATTCGCGACCACGGCCACCTCGCAGTCCCGCACCTGTCGCTCGCCGCACTCGCCGCGGAGCTGGCGGATGGCCTCGGCGAGGAAGCCGAAGCCGTGCAGGCGCCCGCCCGAGAGCTGCCCGCCCCAGGTGTTGAGGGGCAGTGCCCCACCGAGCTCCAGGCGGCCGTCCGAAACGAACGGACCGCCCTCGCCGTGCTTGCAGAACCCGAGCGCCTCGATCCAGGCCAGCGTGAGGAAGCTGAAGCCGTCATAGATCTGCGCTACGTCGACGTCCCTCGGCGTGAGATCGGTGCGCGACCAGAGCTGGCGGGCGGCGTCGCGCGACGCCATGGTGGTGAGATCCTCCCACTGATCCCAGCTCGGGCGTGACCGCATCGCGGTGCCGACCGCATTGATGCGCACGGCCGGACGCGGCAGGTCGCGCGCCACGTCGGCGGTCGAGACGATCACCGCCGTCGACCCGTCGCAGGGCGCGTCGCAGTCGAACAGGCCGAAGGGCCACGTCACCATGCGCGCCGCGAGGTAGTCGTCCATGGTCATCGGGTCGCGATAGATGGCGGCGGGATTGAGAGCGGCGTGCTTGCGGGCGGCGAGCGCGATCGCGCCCAGGTGCTCGCGCCGGGTCCCGAACTCGTGCATGTGCCGCACCGCCATGCAGGCGATCCAGTTCGCCGCCGACATGGCGCCGTACGGGATGAGGAAGGCCCCGAACCCGGTCATGTGGCGCGAGCCCGCGCCGATCCCGAGGCGCCCGGTGTCCGCCGCCGCCGTCGCTTCGCTCACGGTACGGTACACGAGGACATGGCGCGCGAGCCCCGCCGCGACGGCCAGCGAGGCGTGGATCACGGGCGAGATCTGCGCCGGTCCCTCCACCCCCGCGAGGTGCCAGTTGACCGAGAGGCCGAGGGCATCCTGCACCTCGACGATGCCAGGGCCAGCGAAGCCCGCCGGGGCACCACCCATCGCGCCGGGATACGCGGCGATGCCGTCGATGTCGTCCGGAGCGAGCCCCGCATCGGCGATCGCCTTCAACGCCGCCTCGGCGGTGAGGTCCATGTCGGTGCGGAAGAGCCGCCGGCCGATCTGCGACTGGCCCACGCCCGAGAGGATCGCCCGGCGTTCCAGCCACTCGGTCGCGTCGACCCGCCGCGGCGGATGCGCCAGCACCACGTCGGTGTCGGTCACGCGCGGGCGCTCCGGCGTCCGCTCGACGGCCGGCGGCGGCGACGCGTCGGGCGCGAAGACCGGGAGCGCGATCTCGTCGCTCATCTCCCGGAACCGCACGCGCACGGGCATGCCGATCTTGACGTCCTCGGGCGCGACCTCGACGAGGTTCGTGGTGAGCCGCAGGCCGCGCTGCTCGGCGAGCCCGACGACGCCGATCACGTACGGGACCTCGAGGCCGGGCATCCACCGCTGGTGGTTCACCGTGTAGGTCACGACCGTGGCGCGACCCGAGAGGTCCTCGAGCTTCACGTCGCGGCTCCGGCACCGCGAGCACACCGGCCGCGGGGGATGGATGATCCAGCGACACGCCTGGCAACGCATCATCGCCAGGCGCCCCGCGCGGCACGCCTCCCAGTAGGCCTTGGTGTCCGGCTCGAGCGCCGGCAGCGGCATGAACGGGTGCACGGCTCAGCTCTGCCCCGCCGCCATCTCCTTCATGAGGTCTTCCATCGTCTGCTTGGGCGGCGGGTTCTTGAAGAAGGTCGCGTCCATCGCGGCGCCGAGCTCGGCGGGATCCCACACCGCGTGCTTGCGATCGCCGACCTTCGCGACGGTGTGCCAGCCGCGGAAGAGGTGCACCTGGCCGTTGCCGGCACGGAAGACCTCGCCGTTCACGTTGCCGGCCTTCTCGCTCGCGAGCCAGGCGACGAGCGGCGCAACGTGCGCGGGTCCCGAGGCATCGATCACCTTCTGCGGCACGTCCTCGACATGCCCGCGACCGAGCGCGTCGACGGTCATGCGCGTGACGGCGCTGGGGGCGACGGCGTTCACCGTGACGCCGTACTTCGCCATCTCCTTGGCCGCGATGACGGTGAGCGCCGCGATCCCGGCCTTGGCGGCGCCGTAGTTCGTCTGCCCCGCGTTGCCGAGCAGGCCCGAATCGGACGAGGTGTTGACGACGCGGCCGTGCAGGTTCTTGCCGCCCTTGTGCTGCTCGCGCCAGTACACGCAGGCGTGGCGCGTCAGCGCGAAGGTGCCCTTCAGATGGACGCCCAGCACCGAGTCGACGTCGCTCTCGTCCATGTTGAAGATCATCCGATCGCGCAGGATACCGGCGTTGTTGACGACGACGTGCAGCGCGCCGAAGGTGTCGATCGCCTGCTTCACCATGCGGGCGGCGGCCTTCCAGTCCGAGACGCTCTCCGTGTTCGCGACCGCCTGCCCGCCCGCGGCCTTGATCTCGGCGACGACCTGCGCGGCCGGTCCCGCATCCGCGCCGGCGCCGTCGTGGCCGCCGCCGAGGTCGTTCACGACGACCTTTGCACCATGTCGGGCGAGCAGGAGCGCTTCCTCCCGCCCGATGCCCCGGCCGGCTCCGGTCACGATCGCCACGCGTCCATCGAGAAGTGCCATCGTCGTTTCCTCCGAGCGGGCGTTATCCCGCGACGGACGCGTGCCTGGCAACAGGACTCGGAGATCGGCATACGACGGCGATGCCCGACGCCCTCTTCCACCCCGACGGCGATCGCTTCGTTCCGCACGAGCTCGCGCGCGGCCCCTGGTCGCCGAACGCGCTCCACGGCGGGCCGGTCGCCGCGCTCCTCGCGCGAACGGCCGAGCGCATGCCGGCGCCGGGCCCGATGCACCCGGCGCGCCTCAACGTCGAGCTGATGCGCCCCGTGCCGCTCTCGCCGCTCACGGCGACGGCCCGGGTGATCCGTCCCGGGAAGAAGGTGCAATGGGTCGAGGCGTCGCTGCTCGCCGACGGCAACGAGGTGGCGCGCGCCACCCTGCTCCGCATCCGGACGGCCGAAGTGCCGTGGCCCGACGAGGTTGCGGGCGGCGACGTGACGTTGCCCATGCGCGGGCCCGACGCGGCCGAGCCGATCAAGCCCGCCGTCGAGACGGGCGAGCTGCCCGGGTACCACAACACGGCAACCGAGCATCGCTTCGTGCGGGGCAAGTGGGACGTGCTGGGGCCGGTGAGCGACTGGATCCGCCTCCGTCATCCGGTCGTCCCCGACGAGGCGCCGTCCCCCCTGCAGCGGGTCGCCGCCGTCGCCGACTTCGGCAACGGCGTCAGCTCCGCCCTCCCGTACGCGCGTTACCGCTTCATCAACCCGGACCTCACGATCACGCTCCATCGCCTGCCCGCGGGCGAGTGGGTCTGCCTCGACGCCGTGACCTTCCCCGAGCCGCATGGCGTCGGCATCGCGGAGAGCGTCCTCTACGACGAGCGCGGACGCATCGGTCACGCCGCCCAGACGCTGCTGATCGAGACCTGGTAGCCGCCCGCGGCCGTTGTGGGGCCGGGCCCTCGTGTGCGAAGGACGCGCATGGCGCTCGACGTGGCACCGATCGCCGCGCGGCTCGCCGCCGTCGACGGCGTCGTCGCCGTCGCGCTCGGCGGCTCGCGGGCGCGAGGCGCCGCAGGGCCCGAGTCGGATCACGACCTCGGACTCTACTACGATCCCGCGCGACCGCCGTCGCGCGACGCGCTGAATGCCCTGGCGCGCGAGCTCGACGATCGGCACCCGACCGACGCCGTGACGCGCTTCGGCGAATGGGGCCCGTGGATCAACGGCGGCGCCTGGCTCACGATCGGCGGTGCGCGCGTCGATTGGCTCTTCAAAGACCTCGCGCGCATCGGGCGCGTCGTCGCCGAATGCCGCGCCGGCCGTCCGGAGATCGCCTATCAGCTCGGCCATCCGCACGCCTTCGTCTCGGCGATCTACCTCGCCGAGATCGACTGCTGCGTCGCCCTCGAAGATCCGAGCGGCGTCCTCGGCGAGCTGAAGCGTCTGGTCCGCCCCTATCCGCGGCTGCTGAAGGAAGCGCTCGTGCAGAAGTTTCTCTTCGAGGCCGACTTCTCGTTGCGCGGCGCCGAGAAGGCCGCCGGGCGCGGCGACGTCGTCTACGTCGCCGGCTGCCTCTATCGCGCCGTCGCGTGCCTCGTACAGGTGCTCTTCGCCGTGAACGAGCGCTACTGCACGAACGAGAAGGGCGCGCTGCGCGACGTCGAGGCGTTCGCGCGCAAGCCCGACGACTTCGTGCGGGAGGCGACCCGCGTGCTCGGGGCGCCGGGCGCGACGGCCGCCGCGCTCGCGGGCTGCATCGCGACCGGCGATCGCCTCGTCGCCGCCGTGCGCGCGCTCGCCTGATCAGGGCTGGGCGAGGAGCCCCTTCCCCGGCACGTGGTTCGCTTCGAGGCGGATGCCGTCCGGGTCCTCGAACAGCACCGAGTAGTAACCGGGCGCCCACTGGCCCTCCTCGGGCGGGTGCACGATCTTGGCGCCCAGCTCGACCAGCTTCGCGTGCAGCGCGTCCACGTCGGACCGCTCGCGCACGCGGAAGCAGACGTGGTGCAGGCCGACGCGGCTCTGGACGAAGCGCTCCTTCCTGTACTTCTCGTCGGCCGGCTGGATGCCGAACGCGGTGCGCCCGCCGACGCAGTAGAGGAAGCCGTCGGCGTCGAACACCGGCCGGAGGCCGAGGTACGGCAAGAGCTCGATGTAGAAGGTCTTCGAGACCGCGAAGTCGCTGACGGTCAGCATGACGTGTGCGATGCCGTTGATCTCCATGGTTGCCTCCTCGCAGGGTCGGACATACAGTGGCAGTCGGTGTCACGGAAACGGCTCACGGCGTGGGTTCTGGCGCTGGTCCTCGGAGTGACCGCCCGCACGACGGTCGCGGCGCCCCAGACCCTGGTGACCCAGCTCCGCGCCGTCACCTGCTGCGCCGACCACTGTCCGAAGAAGCCGGCGCGCCCCCTGACCCCGAACCGCTGCTGCTTCGTGGGATCGCCCGCGGCAGACCCCGCGTCGAGCGGCGGCACGACCATGCTCGAGCGACCGGCCAGCGCGCCGATCGCGACCGTGTCGCCGTCGCTGCCCGCCGTCGCGGGCGCCGTCACGGACTTCCGAGGCGAGCTGGCCGCCGTACGCGCGGGCCCACCGCCCTACCTGCGCACCCACTCGCTCCGACTCTGATCCGCGTCTCCTCGTAGCGACCGCACGCGTCCTCATTCGGACGCGTGCCCAGCCCCCGCTCCGGCGGGGCCACGAAGGAGACGACCATGGGGCGCCCGCTCGCCCTCCTCGCTTGCACACTCACGTCCTTGCTCGTCGCGACGCCTGGGGCGTTCGCGAACGACACGCGTCCGCTCGTGCTCGCCGACGTCGTCGCCGCCGCGCGCGAGCACAACCCGCGCATCGCGACGGCGCGCGCCCGCACGCGCGCCGCCGACGCCGTGCCCGCGCAGGCGTCGGCGTACGACGATCCGGTCGTCTCGTGGGAGGCGTGGAACATCCCCGAGTCGGTCGACGTGGCCCGTGCCGACAACAACATCTTCCGGCTCTCCCAGAAGATCCCGTTTCCCGGCAAGCGCACGCTCGCGGGCGAGGTCGCGCGCCACGAGGCCGACGCGGTCGGCGCCGACGCCGACGCGACCGAGCTCGACGTGGTCGCGGACGTGAAGCGCGCATACTGGAGCCTCTGGCTCCGCCACCAGCGCCTCCTCGTGTTCGAGCGGGAGAAAGCGCTCCTCGAGCGCTACGCCCGTCTCTCCGAGCAGAAATACGCCCTCAGCGAGGTCCCACAGCCCGACGTCCTGCGCGCGCAGGTCGAGCTCACCCACGCCATCAACCGCGTGACGACCGAGGGCCTCGCGCTCGACGGCGCGCGCGCCGAGCTGAACGCGCTCCTGTCACGCTCGCCCGACGAGCCGCTCGGCACGCCGCAGGATCCGACGTTCCCCGGCGTGCGGGCACCGCTCGCCGCGCTGGTCGACGTCGCGGTCACGCACCGCCCGGAGATGGCCGCGCAGGCGGCCGCCATCGCGCGCGAGCAGACCGGCGTTCGTCTCGCCGAGAAGGGCTACCTGCCGGACTTCGAGGTGAGCGTCGGCCGCTTCATCAACAACGGGACCCAGAGCGGGTTCGGCGCCATGGCGTCGATGACGATCCCGCTCGCCTACAAGTCCAAGGTGGACGCCGGCGTGTCGGCCGCCAACGCCCGCCTCGCGACCGCCGAGGCGGAGCGCCGCCGCGTGCTCGACGCGGTCCGTCGCGACGTCCAGCAGGCGCTCGTGCGCGTGCGCGCCGCGCGCCTGCAGCGCGACATCTTCACGACCACGCACATCCCGCAGACCGAGCAGGCGCTGCGCGTGACCGAGAGCGCGTACCAGACGGGCGGCGTCGATTTCCTGGCGCTGATCGACACCGTGCGCATGATCGAATCGGTCCACCTGGAGCACATCGACGCCGAGAGCGACCTCGGCAAGGCATGGGCCGACCTCGAGCGGGCGCTCGGCACCGACGTGCCGGCCGACGCCCTGGAGACGCGCCCGCATCGGGAGGGCCTCCACCATGAGTAAGCGCGCGGTCGCCGTCGCCCTGCTCGCGGTCGCGGGCGTCGCCGGCGGGCTCTACTTCCGCTCGTTCGAGCGCCGTCCCACCGCCACGACGCAGGCCGAGAAGCACAAGTACCAGTGCTCGATGCATCCGCAGATCGTCTCCGACGCGCCGGGCGTCTGTCCCATCTGCGGGATGAAGCTCGAGCGCGTCGACGAGGGCCGCCGCATCGTGGGCTACCGCCATCCGATGCGCTCGGACGTGATCTCGCCGACGCCGGCGGTCGACGAGATGGGGATGGCCTACATCCCCGTGTACGAGGACGAGGCGGCGCCCGCCGCGGGCGGCGTTCCCGGACACGCGCCGTTCACGCTCACGCGCGAGCGCCAGCAGATGATCGGCGTCACGCGCGGCCGCGTCGAGCGCCGGCCGCTCGCGGTCGCGATCCGCGCCTCGGGCCGGGTGGCGCGCGATCCGATGCTCTACCAGGCCATCATCGAGTACCGCGAGGCCGTCAAGGCGAAGGCCGGCATCAAGGACAGCCCGTGGTTCGAAGCCCACGAGGGTGCCGACGCGGTCGTCCGCTCGGCGGCGCTGAAGCTCCGACAGCAGGGCATCACGCCGGAGCAGCTGGCGGCGCTCGGCGGCGCCGCGGGCGATCCCACGAATCTGCTCCTCCCGAACGCCCACGTGTGGGTGTACGCGCAGGTCTATGAGCACGAGCTGGGGCTCGTGCGCGTGGGGCAACCGGTGGTCGTGACCGTACCCTCCATGCCGGGGCGCAGGTACGAGGCGCGCGTCGTCGCGATCGATCCCATGATCGATCCTGTGACGCGCTCGGCGCGCGTGCGGGCGCTGGTGGCGACGCCGGAGGCGGAGCTGCGCCCCGAGACGTTCGTCCAGATGACGATCGACGTGCCGCTCGGCGATCGGCTCTCCGTTCCCGAGGACGCCGTCCTCGACACGGGGACCCGCCAGATCGTCTTCGTCGTCTCGGGCGAGGGTACCTTCGAGCCACGCGCCGTCCAGCTCGGGCTCGACGCGCAGGGCTACTACGAGGTCCTGGGCGGCGTCACCGAGGGCGAGGAGGTCGTGACGTCCGCCAACTTCCTCATCGACTCCGAGTCGCGCTTCCGCTCGGCGCTCACCGCCGCGCGACGTGTTCCCACCGCGCCATGATCGAGCGGGTGATCGAGTTCTCGGCGAGGAACCGCTTCCTCGTCCTGCTCGCGACCGCGTTCGCGCTCGTGGGCGCGTGGTGGTCGATCCGCGCCATCCCGCTCGACGCGATCCCCGACCTCTCCGACACGCAGGTCATCATCTACTCGCGCTGGGACCGGAGCCCCGACATCCTCGAGGACCAGGTCACGTACCCGATCGTGACCGCGCTCCTCGGCGCGCCAAAGGTGAAGGCGATCCGCGGGTTTTCGGACTTCGGCTACTCGTACGTCTACGTCATCTTCCAGGACGGGACCGACCTCTACTGGGCGCGGTCCCGCGTGCTGGAGTACCTCTCGAAGATCCTGCCGCGCCTCCCGCAGGGCGTGCAGACCGAGGTCGGCCCCGACGCGACCAGCGTCGGGTGGGTGTACCAGTACGCTCTGGTCGACCGCTCGGGGCACCACGACCTGGCGGAGCTCCGGAGCCTTCAGGACTGGTACCTCCGCTACCACCTGCAGTCGGTGCCGGGCGTCGCCGAGGTCGCCGCCGTCGGTGGGTTCGTGAAGCAGTACCAGGTGAACGTCGACCCGACGAAGCTCGTCGCCTACAACGTGCCGCTCACGCAGGTGATCGACGCCGTCCGCAAGGGCAACGCCGAGGTCGGGGGCCGTCTGCTCGAGTTCGCGGGTACCGAGTACATGGTGCGTGGCCGCGGCTACGTGCGCTCGATCGACGACATCGAGCGGATCGTCGTCGCGACCGACGCCAAGACCGGGACGCCGGTCCTGGTGAAGCACGTGGCCGACGTCGCCCTCGGGCCCGACATCCGACGCGGCGTCGCCGACCTCGACGGCGAGGGCGACACCGTCGGCGGCATCGTCGTCATGCGCCAGGGCGAGAACGCGCTCGCCGTCATCGACCGCGTGAAGGAACGCCTGGCCGAGCTCGCACCCACCCTGCCCGCCGGCGTCGAGATCGTCACCACCTACGACCGCTCCGACCTGATCCATCGCGCCATCGCCACGCTGCTCCGTTCGCTGCGCGAGGAGATGGTGATCGTGAGCCTCGTGATCCTGGTCTTCCTCTGGCACATCCCCTCGGCGCTGATCCCGATCGTCACGATCCCGATCGCCGTCGTGCTCGCCTTCATCCCGCTCTACTGGATGGGTGTCACCTCGAACATCATGTCGCTCGCCGGGATCGCGATCTCGATCGGCGTCCTGGTGGACGGCGCCATCGTCGAGGTCGAGAACGCGTACAAGCGGCTCGAGGAGTGGATCGTAGGCGGGCGCCGGGGCGACTTCCATGAGGTGCGCCTGCGCGCGCTGAAGGAGGTGGGGCCGTCGGTCTTCTTCGCGCTGCTCGTGATCGCCGTGGCGTTCCTGCCGGTCTTCACGCTGGTCGATCAGGAGGGCCGCCTCTTCAAGCCGCTCGCCTACTCGAAGAACCTCGCCATGGCGCTGGCGGCCGTGCTGGCCGTGACGCTCGATCCCGCCATGCGCATGCTCTTCACCCGCATGGACGAGTTCCAGTTCCGCCCGCGCTGGCTGGCGCGGATCGCGAACACGGTCGCGGTCGGCCGCTACTATCCCGAGGAGCGCCACCCGATCAGCCGCGTTCTCTTCGCCGTCTACGAGCCTGCCTGCCGCTGGGTCCTGCGCCACCGGCGCACGACGCTCGCCGGCGCGCTC from Candidatus Eisenbacteria bacterium harbors:
- a CDS encoding thioesterase family protein; this encodes MPDALFHPDGDRFVPHELARGPWSPNALHGGPVAALLARTAERMPAPGPMHPARLNVELMRPVPLSPLTATARVIRPGKKVQWVEASLLADGNEVARATLLRIRTAEVPWPDEVAGGDVTLPMRGPDAAEPIKPAVETGELPGYHNTATEHRFVRGKWDVLGPVSDWIRLRHPVVPDEAPSPLQRVAAVADFGNGVSSALPYARYRFINPDLTITLHRLPAGEWVCLDAVTFPEPHGVGIAESVLYDERGRIGHAAQTLLIETW
- a CDS encoding pyruvate dehydrogenase complex E1 component subunit beta; its protein translation is MSKPESRVLTFREALREAMGEEMERDPSIVLMGEEVGEYNGAYKVSEGMLARFGETRVLDTPIAEAGFAGVGIGAAMVGLRPIVEFMTWNFSLVAYDQLVNNAAKLRYMTNGQFKLPIVFRGPGGSAHALGAQHSQAVESLYAHVPGLKVVVPSTPADGKGLLKSAIRDDNPVCFMESETMYALKGEVPDGEHVIPLGVADVKRAGRDATLVTWGKMVHASLTAAGTLAGDGVEVEVLDLRTIRPLDTDAILASVRRTHRLLIVQEGWPFAGVAAEVIAVVTAEAFDELDAPPVRVTNLDVPMPYATNLEHLVVPSAERVVAAVRTMLGLVAPPAAKAG
- a CDS encoding SDR family oxidoreductase is translated as MALLDGRVAIVTGAGRGIGREEALLLARHGAKVVVNDLGGGHDGAGADAGPAAQVVAEIKAAGGQAVANTESVSDWKAAARMVKQAIDTFGALHVVVNNAGILRDRMIFNMDESDVDSVLGVHLKGTFALTRHACVYWREQHKGGKNLHGRVVNTSSDSGLLGNAGQTNYGAAKAGIAALTVIAAKEMAKYGVTVNAVAPSAVTRMTVDALGRGHVEDVPQKVIDASGPAHVAPLVAWLASEKAGNVNGEVFRAGNGQVHLFRGWHTVAKVGDRKHAVWDPAELGAAMDATFFKNPPPKQTMEDLMKEMAAGQS
- a CDS encoding OB-fold domain-containing protein, encoding MHPFMPLPALEPDTKAYWEACRAGRLAMMRCQACRWIIHPPRPVCSRCRSRDVKLEDLSGRATVVTYTVNHQRWMPGLEVPYVIGVVGLAEQRGLRLTTNLVEVAPEDVKIGMPVRVRFREMSDEIALPVFAPDASPPPAVERTPERPRVTDTDVVLAHPPRRVDATEWLERRAILSGVGQSQIGRRLFRTDMDLTAEAALKAIADAGLAPDDIDGIAAYPGAMGGAPAGFAGPGIVEVQDALGLSVNWHLAGVEGPAQISPVIHASLAVAAGLARHVLVYRTVSEATAAADTGRLGIGAGSRHMTGFGAFLIPYGAMSAANWIACMAVRHMHEFGTRREHLGAIALAARKHAALNPAAIYRDPMTMDDYLAARMVTWPFGLFDCDAPCDGSTAVIVSTADVARDLPRPAVRINAVGTAMRSRPSWDQWEDLTTMASRDAARQLWSRTDLTPRDVDVAQIYDGFSFLTLAWIEALGFCKHGEGGPFVSDGRLELGGALPLNTWGGQLSGGRLHGFGFLAEAIRQLRGECGERQVRDCEVAVVANGGGPVAGCMLLTR
- a CDS encoding NAD(P)/FAD-dependent oxidoreductase, encoding MIRREVIIVGSGPAGAATALGIAARDPKLATSTTILEKATHPRDKTCAGGVIPKAITILERLGVGLDVPQARVDRAGVETPRSHVEVDEHDLCRVVRRRELDAMLAWAARDRGVELREGERVLGLRRDGDGVRVTTDGETYWARAVVGADGGGSHVRRALVPGDGGLVARAIMTDVPVRSTGWDGYERRRYDFDFRSCRTGLRGYRWVFPCVIDGVPHANVGVYALPPVDGERMQRELREIVVEIGSQARGWKAFPIRALTPRSVVAAPRALLVGDAAGVDPLMGEGISFALEYGELAAEALVRAHATGDWSFGGYARAVHAGPIGKKLHRLGLGARLFYGRASNAVFRLAAASARAQAIGVRWYNGVDGWDERSAWRALWTLVTRQPVGVA
- the pdhA gene encoding pyruvate dehydrogenase (acetyl-transferring) E1 component subunit alpha, which produces MDAALVLDLYRQMALCRRFEEAAARAYQQGKIRGFLHLYIGQEAVAVGAISAAAPTDYIVSTYREHAHYLARTGDARAAMAELFGKAAGCVGGRGGSMHLFDASQRFLGGWAIVGGHVPIAAGVAFASKYRGEPDVTLCFFGDGTANQGAFHEGLALASLWRLPVVFICENNMYAMGTPLYRTLSVQDVSVRAKGYPMEAEIVNGDDVLEMREAVRHALDRVRKTHEPFFLEAKTYRFRGHSMSDPAKYRTREEVEEWMQRDPLSILAHRIETLGIATPEQLAQIDTDMKAVVQDAVEFAESSPVPAPETVLDHVEA
- a CDS encoding ribonuclease HII, which produces MGERRDARKRPGAPSAGPHLERLLWRVGIEHVAGVDEVGMGPLAGPVVAAAVVLPREAVLDGVADSKLLRAAERERLDGEIRVQAIAIGIGVVESSEIDRVNIYQAAMQAKRDALAALGLRPGFVLVDGREIPGLAFPQSAYPKGDGFVLSIAAASIVAKVHRDALMRDLDEAHPGYGFGRHMGYATAAHLRALRELGPSPIHRRSFAPLANEAQLSLGVLSR